A section of the Nitrospirota bacterium genome encodes:
- the cas2 gene encoding CRISPR-associated endonuclease Cas2, whose product MYVIVVYDVDQKRCGKMLKLCRGYLHHIQNSVFEGEITEAKLEELKIKSRKIMREEDNDSLIVFKSRNEKWLEKEIVGTDKRPVDNVL is encoded by the coding sequence ATGTATGTCATTGTAGTATACGATGTGGATCAAAAAAGATGCGGCAAGATGTTGAAGCTATGCAGGGGCTATCTGCATCATATCCAGAACTCAGTATTCGAAGGGGAGATCACGGAGGCAAAGCTGGAGGAGTTAAAAATAAAATCCAGGAAGATTATGCGGGAGGAAGATAATGACTCTCTGATCGTCTTTAAATCCCGTAACGAAAAATGGCTTGAGAAGGAGATAGTAGGAACAGACAAAAGACCTGTAGATAATGTGCTTTAA